In a genomic window of Nothobranchius furzeri strain GRZ-AD chromosome 14, NfurGRZ-RIMD1, whole genome shotgun sequence:
- the LOC107389920 gene encoding ribosyldihydronicotinamide dehydrogenase [quinone] codes for MAKVLIVYAHQSSGSFNAAAKDLAVEVLTAQGCTVEVSDLYAMDFKAAATVDDIKGSVKDADHFSYLRETKLAFEEGRLSEDITKEHAKIIEADLIIFQFPMYWFGLPAIMKGWIDRVLTNGFAFSTEKLYSQGVFKDKKTMLSFTTGSLESMFSPIGINGDMNVTLWPIQNGILNYCGFQVLAPQIFWAPALAAAEDRQGMLEGWRTRLQGLLEEKPLSFIPLDSFDQKTFQLKPDVHEQHASKEFGLTVGIHMNKPLPPHSQMKAGC; via the exons ATGG CAAAGGTCTTGATTGTTTACGCCCACCAGAGCTCTGGCTCATTCAACGCTGCAGCCAAAGATCTTGCTGTGGAGGTTCTGACTGCTCAGGGCTGCACTGTAGAAGTCTCTGACCTGTATGCCATGGACTTTAAAGCTGCAGCTACAGTTGATGACATCAAAG GTTCTGTGAAAGATGCTGACCACTTCTCTTACCTACGGGAGACTAAACTGGCCTTTGAGGAAGGAAGGCTGTCGGAGGACATCACCAAGGAGCATGCTAAAATCATTGAGGCAGATCTGATCATCTTTCAG TTCCCCATGTACTGGTTTGGTCTTCCTGCAATCATGAAGGGCTGGATCGACAGGGTGCTCACAAATGGCTTTGCCTTCTCAACAGAGAAGCTCTACAGCCAGGGAGTCTTCAAG GACAAGAAGACCATGTTGtccttcaccactgggtctcttgAATCCATGTTCAGCCCAATTGGCATCAATGGAGACATGAATGTCACCCTGTGGCCAATCCAG AACGGCATTTTGAACTACTGCGGCTTCCAGGTTCTGGCCCCTCAGATCTTCTGGGCTCCCGCTCTAGCAGCTGCTGAAGATCGTCAAGGCATGCTGGAGGGCTGGCGTACACGACTGCAGGGCCTCCTGGAGGAGAAGCCCCTATCCTTCATCCCTCTGGACTCCTTTGACCAGAAGACCTTCCAGCTGAAGCCTGATGTCCATGAGCAACACGCCAGCAAGGAGTTTGGTCTGACTGTGGGCATCCACATGAACAAGCCTCTGCCCCCCCACAGCCAGATGAAAGCTGGATGCTGA
- the LOC107389919 gene encoding ribosyldihydronicotinamide dehydrogenase [quinone] isoform X2, translating into MAKVLIVYAHQSSGSFNAAAKDLAVEVLTAQGCSVEVSDLYAMDFKAAATVDDIKGEIQDPDHFSYKRETKLAFEEGRLSEDITKEHAKIIEADLIIFQFPMYWFGLPAIMKGWIDRVLTNGFAFSTEQLYSQGVFKDKKTMLSFTTGSLESMFSPTGINGDMNVTLWPIQNGILNYCGFQVLAPQIFWAPALAAAEDCKSMLEGWRTRLQGLLEEKPLSFIPLDSFDQKTFQLKPDVHEQHASKEFGLTVGIHLNKPLPPHSQMKAGC; encoded by the exons ATGG CAAAGGTCTTGATTGTTTACGCCCACCAGAGCTCTGGCTCATTCAACGCTGCAGCCAAAGATCTTGCTGTGGAGGTTCTGACTGCTCAGGGCTGCTCTGTGGAAGTCTCTGACCTGTATGCCATGGACTTTAAAGCTGCAGCTACAGTTGATGACATCAAAG GAGAAATTCAGGACCCTGACCACTTCAGTTACAAAAGAGAGACTAAACTGGCCTTTGAGGAAGGAAGACTGTCGGAGGACATCACCAAGGAGCATGCTAAAATCATTGAGGCAGATCTGATCATCTTTCAG ttcCCCATGTACTGGTTTGGTCTTCCTGCAATCATGAAGGGCTGGATCGACAGGGTGCTCACAAATGGCTTTGCCTTCTCGACAGAGCAGCTCTACAGCCAGGGAGTCTTCAAG GACAAGAAGACCATGTTGtccttcaccactgggtctcttgAATCCATGTTCAGCCCAACTGGCATCAATGGAGACATGAATGTCACCCTGTGGCCAATCCAG AACGGCATTCTGAACTACTGCGGCTTCCAGGTTCTGGCCCCTCAGATCTTCTGGGCTCCCGCTCTAGCAGCTGCTGAAGATTGTAAAAGCATGCTGGAGGGCTGGCGTACACGACTGCAGGGCCTCCTGGAGGAGAAGCCCCTATCCTTCATCCCTCTGGACTCCTTTGACCAGAAGACCTTCCAGCTGAAGCCTGATGTCCATGAGCAACATGCCAGCAAGGAGTTTGGTCTGACTGTGGGCATCCACCTGAACAAGCCTCTGCCCCCCCACAGCCAGATGAAAGCTGGATGCTGA
- the LOC107389917 gene encoding vang-like protein 1 — MDTESTHSGYSYHSSRSGRSNRHGDRSRERHKVSSSKDSSRSERSVVINPPDLPSQDSPVHNDEPLPGDPSPAADHGEEAQDDNWGETTTAVTGTSELSVSQEEVVGLGKEIQDRTQSFRRYLPVVVGSCVGLLVLATPLVFLLLPVVMWSDRLQTCGAACEGLFLSISFKILMLLVAIWALFLRPGQACLPRVCVYRAFLTTLTLLLTMSYWLFYGVRILDAQDEDYHGIVQFAVSLVDSQLFVHYLAVVLLELRHLRPCYSVCVIRSTDGEMRHYNMGQLSIQRAALSILEYYYRDFPLHNPALLSASKHRAAKHLAGLKVYNVDAPGSTAAAQASDGNQSRATVTPATKRKDNAHNELYYEEADYERRVRKRRARLVVAVEEAFTHVRRMKKEDENATPSDIMDIREAALAIFPSMARALQKYLRTTKRQHCHSMESIQKHLAFCLVNNMSPKAFLEAYLAPGPTLQYGPERWMADQWTLISEASVTSGIKDGSEFLLKCLDFSLAITVKSIPYISLTEEYIDPKSHKFILLLQSETSV; from the exons ATGGACACCGAGTCGACCCACTCCGGCTACTCCTACCACTCCAGCCGCTCTGGGAGATCAAACCGACATGG CGATCGAAGTCGCGAAAGACACAAAGTCAGCAGCAGCAAAGACAGCAGTCGCTCCGAGAGATCTGTGGTCATCAACCCGCCCGACTTGCCGTCCCAGGACTCCCCGGTTCACAACGACGAGCCGCTGCCCGGAGACCCGTCCCCAGCAGCGGATCACGGAGAAGAGGCCCAG GATGATAACTGGGGAGAAACCACCACCGCCGTGACAGGGACGTCAGAACTCAGTGTTTCCCAGGAGGAGGTTGTCGGCCTGGGGAAGGAGATACAGGATCGTACTCAGAGCTTCCGCCGCTATCTCCCTGTGGTTGTTGGCTCGTGTGTGGGGCTACTGGTTCTGGCAACGCCcctggtcttcctgctccttcCAGTAGTAATGTGGTCTGATAGACTCCAGACCTGTGGAGCAGCCTGCGAGGGCCTCTTCCTCTCTATCTCTTTTAAGATCCTCATGCTCCTGGTTGCTATTTGGGCCTTGTTCCTGAGACCAGGCCAGGCCTGCTTGCCAAGGGTGTGTGTGTATCGTGCCTTCCTCACCACACTCACACTCCTGCTCACCATGTCTTACTGGCTCTTCTATGGGGTCCGGATCCTTGATGCGCAG GATGAGGACTACCATGGTATCGTCCAGTTTGCCGTGTCCCTGGTGGACTCCCAGCTGTTCGTTCACTACCTGGCGGTGGTTCTGTTGGAGCTCCGCCACCTCCGGCCCTGCTACAGCGTGTGCGTCATTCGCTCCACAGACGGAGAGATGCGCCACTACAACATGGGGCAGCTCAG CATTCAAAGAGCCGCATTGTCCATTTTGGAGTATTACTACAGAGACTTTCCTCTTCACAACCCAGCCCTTCTCTCTGCCTCCAAGCACCGAGCTGCCAAACACCTGGCTGGGTTAAAGGTCTACAACGTAGATG CCCCAGGGAGCACAGCAGCCGCCCAGGCTAGTGATGGGAACCAGTCGCGGGCCACGGTCACACCTGCCACCAAACGCAAAGACAATGCACACAACGAGCTGTACTACGAAGAGGCCGACTATGAGAGAAGAGTCCGCAAACGCAGAGCAAG GCTGGTGGTGGCTGTGGAGGAGGCCTTCACACATGTCCGACGCATGAAGAAAGAAGACGAGAATGCCACACCCTCCGACATCATGGACATCCGGGAAGCAGCGCTGGCCATTTTTCCTTCTATGGCTCGCGCCTTGCAGAAGTACCTCCGCACCACCAAGAGGCAGCACTGCCACAGCATGGAAAGCATCCAGAAGCACCTGGCCTTTTGTCTCGTCAATAACATGAGCCCAAAG GCTTTCCTGGAGGCCTATCTGGCTCCGGGTCCAACCCTCCAGTACGGCCCTGAGCGCTGGATGGCTGACCAGTGGACTTTGATCAGCGAGGCTTCTGTCACCAGTGGCATTAAAGAcggctcagagttcctgctgaagtGTCTtgatttcagcttagccatcacagTCAAGAGCATCCCCtacatcagtctgactgaggagtACATCGACCCCAAGTCACATAAGTTTATACTACTGCTCCAGTCAGAAACCTCTGTTTAG
- the LOC107389919 gene encoding ribosyldihydronicotinamide dehydrogenase [quinone] isoform X1: MAKVLIVYAHQSSGSFNAAAKDLAVEVLTAQGCSVEVSDLYAMDFKAAATVDDIKGEIQDPDHFSYKRETKLAFEEGRLSEDITKEHAKIIEADLIIFQVYSIKWMYLSCKPFRSTLFLFQFPMYWFGLPAIMKGWIDRVLTNGFAFSTEQLYSQGVFKDKKTMLSFTTGSLESMFSPTGINGDMNVTLWPIQNGILNYCGFQVLAPQIFWAPALAAAEDCKSMLEGWRTRLQGLLEEKPLSFIPLDSFDQKTFQLKPDVHEQHASKEFGLTVGIHLNKPLPPHSQMKAGC, translated from the exons ATGG CAAAGGTCTTGATTGTTTACGCCCACCAGAGCTCTGGCTCATTCAACGCTGCAGCCAAAGATCTTGCTGTGGAGGTTCTGACTGCTCAGGGCTGCTCTGTGGAAGTCTCTGACCTGTATGCCATGGACTTTAAAGCTGCAGCTACAGTTGATGACATCAAAG GAGAAATTCAGGACCCTGACCACTTCAGTTACAAAAGAGAGACTAAACTGGCCTTTGAGGAAGGAAGACTGTCGGAGGACATCACCAAGGAGCATGCTAAAATCATTGAGGCAGATCTGATCATCTTTCAGGTATATAGTATAAAATGGATGTACTTGTCATGTAAACCCTTTAGatcaactttatttttatttcagttcCCCATGTACTGGTTTGGTCTTCCTGCAATCATGAAGGGCTGGATCGACAGGGTGCTCACAAATGGCTTTGCCTTCTCGACAGAGCAGCTCTACAGCCAGGGAGTCTTCAAG GACAAGAAGACCATGTTGtccttcaccactgggtctcttgAATCCATGTTCAGCCCAACTGGCATCAATGGAGACATGAATGTCACCCTGTGGCCAATCCAG AACGGCATTCTGAACTACTGCGGCTTCCAGGTTCTGGCCCCTCAGATCTTCTGGGCTCCCGCTCTAGCAGCTGCTGAAGATTGTAAAAGCATGCTGGAGGGCTGGCGTACACGACTGCAGGGCCTCCTGGAGGAGAAGCCCCTATCCTTCATCCCTCTGGACTCCTTTGACCAGAAGACCTTCCAGCTGAAGCCTGATGTCCATGAGCAACATGCCAGCAAGGAGTTTGGTCTGACTGTGGGCATCCACCTGAACAAGCCTCTGCCCCCCCACAGCCAGATGAAAGCTGGATGCTGA
- the LOC129164872 gene encoding helix-loop-helix protein 1-like, whose translation MCKVTVLSRGQKNTTLSMPAKLVQSTREDRACSREERRRSRRATAKYRFAHASRERVRVVAFNMAFTELRNLLPTLPPDKKLSKIEILRLAVCYISYLNHVLEV comes from the exons ATGTGCAAG GTAACTGTCCTCTCCAGAGGACAAAAGAACACCACTTTGTCCATGCCGGCCAAGCTAGTGCAGAGCACCAGGGAGGACAGGGCATGctccagggaggagaggaggcgcAGCAGACGTGCCACAGCTAAATATCGTTTTGCACATGCCTCCAGGGAGAGGGTTCGTGTTgtggcattcaacatggcatttacGGAGCTGAGGAACCTCCTCCCGACTCTCCCACCTGACAAGAAGCTGTCCAAGATTGAGATCCTGCGACTGGCTGTATGTTACATCTCTTACCTCAACCATGTGCTGGAGGTTTGA